The following proteins come from a genomic window of Pseudomonas syringae:
- a CDS encoding MFS transporter: MSRFETAGNLDTQPASWWAVGSVSLGSFATVTTEFLPVGLLPEIARDLGTSVSHAGLMMAVPGLLAAISAPSCIALFSHVDRKRLLLGLLSILLVSNLIVAFSGQFWLTLVGRVLLGFALGGFWTIAGSLGPRLRPGREGVKATAYVLAGVSIGTVAGIPAGTLIGEAFGWRAAFETAAVVTVAVALLIAALLPALPGERSAGIGQMLSLAGEQKIRRMFAAALLIYVGHFAAYTYLAPFVQDAANIKGQTLGLLLFAFGLAAVAGNLAGGALAARNAPTSVLIMTLLMLGSLTALLLFVSNPWLLWPVILVWGFAFGMIPITTQIWCFDASSGRVEGVQALLVCVVNLSIGGGAFIGGLVSEGGGFAAAIVTGAVCAALSMATVGFSLRRSKQVTCAD; the protein is encoded by the coding sequence GTGAGTCGCTTTGAAACTGCTGGAAACCTCGACACTCAACCCGCTTCATGGTGGGCCGTTGGCAGCGTATCGCTTGGATCGTTCGCCACCGTCACCACTGAATTTCTCCCCGTAGGGCTGTTGCCCGAGATCGCTCGTGACCTTGGAACCAGTGTCAGCCACGCGGGCCTGATGATGGCTGTTCCCGGCCTCCTCGCGGCTATTTCTGCGCCTTCCTGTATTGCCCTGTTCAGTCATGTCGACCGTAAGCGCCTGTTGCTGGGCCTGTTGTCGATATTGCTGGTGTCCAACCTGATTGTGGCGTTCTCCGGACAGTTCTGGCTGACCCTTGTTGGCAGGGTGTTGCTCGGCTTTGCGTTGGGAGGGTTCTGGACGATTGCCGGGTCGCTCGGACCTCGCTTGCGGCCGGGCCGGGAGGGCGTCAAGGCAACGGCGTATGTGCTGGCGGGCGTGTCGATCGGCACAGTCGCCGGGATTCCTGCGGGCACCTTGATCGGCGAAGCGTTTGGCTGGCGCGCCGCATTCGAAACGGCGGCCGTGGTGACGGTTGCAGTGGCTTTGTTGATCGCAGCGCTTCTGCCTGCGTTGCCGGGCGAACGCTCTGCCGGGATCGGCCAGATGCTTTCGCTGGCAGGCGAGCAAAAGATCCGTCGCATGTTCGCTGCCGCACTGCTGATCTATGTCGGGCATTTCGCGGCCTACACCTACCTCGCGCCTTTCGTGCAGGACGCTGCGAATATCAAGGGTCAGACGCTGGGCTTACTGTTGTTTGCCTTCGGCCTCGCAGCGGTAGCAGGCAACCTGGCCGGGGGCGCACTGGCGGCCAGAAACGCGCCGACCTCGGTGTTGATCATGACCCTGCTGATGCTGGGCTCGCTGACCGCATTACTGCTGTTCGTCAGCAATCCGTGGCTGCTGTGGCCGGTCATACTGGTCTGGGGATTTGCCTTCGGGATGATTCCGATTACCACGCAGATTTGGTGCTTCGACGCCTCGAGCGGACGTGTGGAAGGTGTTCAGGCGCTGCTGGTCTGTGTGGTGAACCTGTCGATTGGCGGCGGGGCATTCATCGGCGGGCTGGTCTCCGAAGGTGGAGGTTTCGCCGCTGCGATAGTGACCGGCGCGGTGTGTGCCGCGCTGTCCATGGCTACCGTAGGATTTTCGCTGCGCAGGTCAAAGCAGGTCACCTGCGCAGATTGA
- a CDS encoding PQQ-dependent sugar dehydrogenase — protein sequence MKNIHALTALSMALLLSACGGEADSTQARGPDPKLPEPQRGLLPSMKIAEPVAWGDQKPTVPEGFSITAIATDLSIPRQSIVLPNGDILIAEGRGGSAAKLKPKDVIASVIKAQGNTKVKGGNRLTLLRDADGDGQYELKTVFAENLNAPYGLAFANGKLYVANQDALVRFDYQDGQTKASGEPVKVTDLPSAINHHWTKALTVSPDGRFLYVGIGSNSNVTERGMEVEIDRAMVWQIDAASGAHKPYATGLRNPTALAIQPGTGQLWTVVNERDELGPDLVPDYLTSVKEGAFYGWPYSYWGQNVDSRAQPQNPAKVAAAIKPDYSLGSHVAALGVSFSIPAMGDKFADGVFVGEHGSWNRDNPVGYKVIFVPFANGRPAGEPVDFATGFRGADGKTRGRPVGVTVDPKGALIIADDLANTVWRVTRNK from the coding sequence ATGAAAAATATCCATGCACTGACTGCATTGAGCATGGCTCTGTTGCTGAGCGCATGTGGTGGCGAAGCGGACAGCACCCAGGCACGTGGCCCGGACCCTAAATTGCCAGAGCCGCAACGTGGCCTACTGCCAAGCATGAAGATTGCTGAACCGGTTGCGTGGGGCGATCAGAAACCGACCGTACCCGAGGGTTTCAGTATTACCGCGATTGCCACCGATCTGAGCATTCCGCGTCAGTCCATCGTGCTGCCCAATGGCGATATCCTTATTGCGGAAGGGCGCGGCGGCAGTGCTGCCAAGCTCAAACCCAAGGATGTGATCGCCAGCGTCATCAAGGCGCAGGGCAACACCAAGGTCAAAGGCGGCAACCGCCTGACGCTGCTGCGGGATGCGGATGGCGACGGCCAATACGAGCTGAAGACGGTCTTTGCTGAAAATCTCAATGCGCCTTACGGCCTGGCTTTTGCGAATGGCAAACTGTATGTCGCCAACCAGGACGCTCTGGTGCGCTTCGATTATCAGGACGGTCAGACCAAGGCGAGCGGCGAGCCGGTCAAAGTGACGGACTTGCCTTCGGCGATCAACCATCACTGGACCAAAGCGCTGACCGTCAGCCCTGATGGTCGTTTTCTTTACGTCGGTATCGGTTCGAACAGTAACGTGACCGAGCGCGGCATGGAAGTCGAGATTGATCGCGCGATGGTCTGGCAGATCGACGCCGCGTCGGGTGCTCACAAGCCTTACGCGACCGGCCTGCGTAACCCTACAGCGCTGGCCATTCAGCCGGGCACCGGGCAGTTGTGGACGGTGGTCAACGAGCGTGACGAACTGGGGCCTGATCTGGTTCCGGATTACCTGACGTCGGTGAAGGAGGGCGCCTTTTACGGCTGGCCTTACAGCTATTGGGGCCAGAACGTGGATTCGCGCGCTCAGCCGCAAAACCCGGCCAAGGTCGCTGCGGCGATCAAACCCGATTACAGCCTGGGTTCACACGTTGCCGCACTGGGCGTGTCGTTCTCCATCCCGGCCATGGGTGACAAGTTTGCGGACGGCGTTTTCGTTGGCGAACACGGCAGCTGGAACCGCGATAACCCGGTTGGCTACAAGGTGATCTTCGTGCCGTTTGCCAATGGCCGCCCAGCGGGTGAGCCGGTGGACTTCGCGACGGGTTTCCGGGGTGCTGACGGCAAGACTCGCGGTCGGCCAGTGGGTGTCACGGTCGATCCGAAGGGCGCGCTGATCATCGCCGACGACCTGGCCAACACGGTCTGGAGAGTGACCCGCAACAAGTAA
- a CDS encoding DUF2231 domain-containing protein translates to MTVTPHPVYRCTPGPLHATLLAGTVPLFLGGLLSDIAYYQTFQIQWSNFAAWLIAGALLFCGLALLFALVNLIRADHKAGRPVAYFLLLLATFLLGLVNAFEHAKDAWAVMPSGLILSVIVTALACVATWTGLTSLRSGGAE, encoded by the coding sequence ATGACCGTTACCCCCCATCCCGTCTATCGCTGCACGCCAGGTCCGCTACACGCGACCTTGCTCGCCGGAACCGTGCCTTTGTTTCTGGGCGGATTGCTGAGTGATATCGCCTACTACCAGACCTTTCAGATCCAGTGGAGCAACTTCGCGGCCTGGCTGATTGCCGGAGCCCTGCTGTTTTGCGGGCTGGCGCTGCTGTTTGCGTTGGTAAACCTGATTCGTGCTGATCATAAGGCAGGGCGTCCTGTCGCGTATTTCCTGCTGTTGCTGGCGACCTTTTTGCTGGGGCTGGTCAACGCGTTTGAACATGCAAAAGATGCCTGGGCGGTCATGCCGTCGGGCCTGATCCTGTCAGTCATCGTGACTGCTCTGGCCTGCGTTGCGACGTGGACCGGGCTGACCAGCCTGCGTTCCGGAGGTGCAGAATGA
- a CDS encoding DUF2256 domain-containing protein encodes MKKSELPVKTCVVCGLPFTWRKKWARCWDEVRYCSERCRRNKPPASL; translated from the coding sequence TTGAAAAAGAGTGAATTGCCGGTCAAAACCTGCGTGGTCTGCGGGCTGCCGTTCACCTGGCGCAAGAAGTGGGCGCGTTGCTGGGACGAAGTTCGCTACTGCTCGGAACGCTGCCGCCGGAACAAGCCGCCAGCCAGCCTGTAA
- a CDS encoding cryptochrome/photolyase family protein, protein MTQSSRLHLVLGDQLSFDLASLQNLNPEHDTVLLVEVMEEATHVPHHPQKIALIFSAMRHFAEALRERGIRVQYVTLDDPDNAGSVPGELRRWQAALHAEELHVTECGDWRLEQSIKDCGLPIHWHADTRFLCSRDEFSSWAHGKKQLRMEFFYREMRRKSGLLLNGDGTPVGGAWNFDAENRKALPKGVAAPYPMRFSADAITRDVLALVGERFAGHYGSLETFDYPVTHVDAQALWQYFLDYGLAGFGDYQDAMATDEPFLFHARISAALNIGLLDLRQICSDVEAAYWSGRVALNAAEGFIRQLIGWREYVRGVYWLKMPDYASGNLFGNRRPLPEFYWTGETKMNCMSQAIGQSLKHAYAHHIQRLMVTGNFALLAGIVPEQICEWYLAIYMDAFDWVELPNTLGMVMHADGGYLGSKPYCASGQYIKRMSDYCRGCAYKVTESTTDDACPFNALYWHFLMRHGDLLRRNQRMAIIYKNLDRMAEPKQQALWERGEHLLARLDAGEAL, encoded by the coding sequence ATGACGCAATCCTCTCGACTCCATCTCGTCCTCGGCGACCAGCTCTCCTTCGACCTCGCTTCCCTGCAAAACCTTAACCCCGAACACGACACGGTCCTGCTGGTCGAGGTGATGGAGGAGGCGACGCATGTGCCGCATCATCCGCAGAAAATCGCACTGATCTTCAGTGCCATGCGGCATTTTGCCGAGGCGCTGCGGGAGCGTGGGATTCGGGTGCAGTACGTGACGCTCGATGATCCTGACAATGCGGGTTCGGTGCCCGGAGAATTGCGGCGTTGGCAGGCTGCCCTGCACGCTGAGGAACTGCACGTCACCGAATGCGGCGACTGGCGGCTGGAGCAGTCGATCAAGGACTGCGGGTTGCCGATCCACTGGCATGCCGATACGCGCTTTCTCTGTTCCCGTGACGAGTTCTCGTCGTGGGCGCATGGCAAGAAGCAACTGCGCATGGAGTTCTTCTACCGGGAGATGCGGCGCAAGAGCGGGCTGTTGCTGAATGGCGACGGCACGCCGGTTGGAGGGGCGTGGAATTTCGATGCGGAAAACCGCAAGGCGCTGCCTAAAGGCGTGGCGGCGCCTTACCCGATGCGCTTTTCCGCAGATGCCATCACCCGCGATGTGCTGGCGCTGGTGGGTGAGCGCTTCGCTGGCCATTACGGCTCGCTGGAAACCTTCGACTATCCCGTCACGCACGTCGATGCTCAGGCGCTGTGGCAATACTTTCTGGATTATGGCCTGGCCGGGTTTGGCGATTATCAGGACGCGATGGCCACTGATGAGCCTTTTCTGTTTCACGCGCGGATCAGTGCTGCGCTGAATATCGGCCTGCTGGACCTGCGCCAGATCTGCAGCGATGTGGAGGCTGCGTACTGGTCGGGCAGGGTGGCGCTGAATGCCGCTGAAGGCTTTATCCGCCAGTTGATTGGCTGGCGGGAATACGTGCGCGGCGTCTACTGGCTGAAAATGCCTGACTACGCCAGCGGTAATCTGTTCGGCAACCGGCGGCCGCTTCCGGAATTTTACTGGACCGGCGAAACGAAGATGAACTGCATGAGCCAGGCGATCGGCCAGAGCCTTAAACATGCCTACGCCCACCATATTCAACGTCTGATGGTGACCGGCAACTTTGCGTTGCTGGCCGGTATCGTGCCGGAGCAGATCTGCGAGTGGTATCTGGCGATCTACATGGACGCGTTCGACTGGGTCGAGTTGCCCAACACGCTGGGCATGGTCATGCACGCCGACGGTGGTTATCTGGGCTCCAAGCCTTACTGTGCCAGCGGCCAGTACATCAAGCGCATGTCTGATTACTGCCGTGGTTGCGCGTACAAAGTGACTGAAAGCACGACTGACGATGCCTGTCCGTTCAACGCGCTGTACTGGCATTTCCTGATGCGCCATGGCGACCTGTTGCGTCGCAATCAGCGCATGGCGATTATCTATAAAAACCTTGATCGCATGGCTGAGCCCAAGCAGCAGGCGCTGTGGGAGCGGGGCGAGCATTTACTGGCCAGACTGGATGCCGGAGAGGCGCTTTGA
- a CDS encoding TonB-dependent siderophore receptor, whose amino-acid sequence MSGQQSQSRFSFTPALLTMGIWIATSQSVQAADTQGTDAAPATTMELGATEISSDQLGSTTEGSKSYTTGAMQTATKLPLSMRETPQAVTVVTRQRMDDQAMTSVNDVVRYTPGLFLDQSSGPGRQTYTSRGFDIDNIMYDGLPASYSGYTAGVQPNLAMFDHVEVIRGATGLTTGSGNPSAAINMVRKRPTAEPQVSLTGTVGSWDDYRGVFDASGPLNDSRTVRGRMVGSWQDANSFRDKEKSDHGVFYGVLEADLTDATTATFGLSRQEDQTNLFWGGLPLGTDGHHLNLSRSTYPGSDWENKKIQIDTVFGELEHRFDNDWKLHAAGSTSTLDGLFSGTYLSRYNGPLETTAYQSKPDEKQTALDVYASGPVEAFGRTHEVVVGTSRRVYDKTSKEYSPYDTGLPIGAPKPDFVRDGKTHSIATQDAVYLTTRLRLADPLTLILGSRLDWYDYDDRAGDEDFKVTRNLTRYAGLIYTLDEQHSVYASYTDIFNPQDYQDLSGKVLDPVEGKNYEVGIKGEYFNGALNASLAVFQIDQKNRATQSATQQGCAVLTCYDAAGMVRSQGIDLELQGALTENWQVGAGYTYTRTHYLKDFDVTKKNQQFDTDTPEHLFKLSTVYRLQGALEKMRVGGNVYWQSRMYNDIALTDSSYRLEQGSYAVADLMAGYQVSKHLDLQLNANNIFDRVYYTAIGTSSVWGSTDTYGNPRSYALTAKYSF is encoded by the coding sequence ATGTCGGGGCAACAATCGCAAAGCCGTTTCTCTTTCACCCCAGCCCTGCTGACAATGGGCATCTGGATCGCAACTTCTCAGTCCGTACAGGCCGCTGACACACAGGGCACAGACGCGGCGCCAGCGACAACAATGGAGCTCGGGGCAACGGAAATCAGCAGTGATCAGCTGGGCTCCACCACCGAGGGCAGCAAGTCCTACACCACGGGTGCCATGCAGACGGCGACCAAATTGCCACTTAGCATGCGTGAAACGCCGCAGGCGGTGACGGTCGTCACCCGCCAGCGCATGGACGATCAGGCCATGACCAGCGTCAACGATGTGGTCAGGTACACACCCGGCCTGTTTCTTGACCAGTCCAGCGGTCCCGGTCGGCAAACCTATACGTCACGCGGCTTTGATATCGACAACATCATGTACGACGGCCTGCCCGCCTCTTACTCGGGTTATACCGCAGGCGTGCAGCCCAATCTGGCGATGTTCGATCATGTTGAAGTGATCAGAGGCGCTACCGGCCTGACCACAGGCTCCGGCAACCCTTCGGCAGCGATCAACATGGTGCGCAAACGCCCTACCGCTGAGCCGCAGGTCAGTCTCACCGGCACTGTCGGAAGCTGGGACGACTACCGTGGCGTATTCGATGCCTCCGGCCCGCTGAACGACAGCCGCACAGTGCGGGGCCGGATGGTCGGTTCCTGGCAGGACGCGAACAGCTTCCGCGACAAGGAAAAGAGTGATCACGGCGTATTTTATGGCGTGCTCGAAGCCGACCTGACGGATGCCACGACTGCAACCTTCGGCCTGTCGCGCCAGGAAGATCAGACCAACCTGTTCTGGGGTGGTCTGCCACTTGGCACTGACGGCCACCACTTGAACCTGTCGCGCTCGACCTATCCCGGTTCCGATTGGGAAAACAAGAAAATCCAGATCGACACCGTGTTCGGTGAGCTGGAGCATCGCTTCGACAACGACTGGAAACTGCACGCTGCGGGCTCCACCTCGACCCTGGACGGTCTGTTTTCGGGCACCTATCTTTCTCGCTACAACGGCCCGCTGGAGACGACGGCTTATCAGTCAAAGCCGGATGAAAAGCAAACCGCGCTCGATGTCTACGCCAGTGGCCCGGTGGAAGCCTTTGGCCGCACCCATGAAGTGGTGGTCGGCACCAGTCGGCGCGTCTACGACAAGACCAGCAAGGAATACAGCCCGTATGACACCGGGCTGCCCATTGGCGCGCCGAAGCCGGACTTCGTCCGCGATGGCAAGACCCATAGCATCGCCACGCAGGATGCGGTCTACCTCACCACCCGCCTGAGGCTGGCTGACCCGCTGACGCTGATTCTTGGCAGCCGCCTGGACTGGTATGACTACGATGATCGGGCGGGCGACGAAGATTTCAAGGTCACCCGCAACCTGACGCGCTATGCGGGCCTGATCTACACGCTGGATGAACAGCATTCCGTGTACGCCAGCTACACCGACATTTTCAACCCGCAGGACTATCAGGATCTGTCCGGCAAGGTGCTCGACCCGGTGGAGGGCAAGAACTATGAAGTCGGTATCAAGGGCGAGTACTTCAACGGCGCGCTCAACGCCAGCCTGGCAGTATTCCAGATCGATCAGAAGAACCGCGCAACACAATCCGCTACCCAGCAAGGCTGCGCAGTGCTCACTTGCTACGATGCCGCCGGCATGGTGCGCAGCCAGGGTATCGACCTGGAACTGCAAGGCGCGCTGACCGAAAACTGGCAGGTCGGCGCAGGCTATACCTACACCCGCACCCACTACCTCAAAGACTTCGATGTAACGAAAAAGAACCAGCAATTCGACACTGACACACCCGAGCATCTATTCAAGCTGTCGACGGTCTATCGCCTTCAGGGCGCACTGGAAAAAATGCGCGTCGGCGGCAACGTTTACTGGCAGAGCCGCATGTACAACGATATCGCCCTCACCGACAGCAGCTATCGTCTGGAACAGGGCAGTTACGCGGTCGCCGATCTGATGGCCGGGTATCAGGTCAGCAAACATCTGGACCTGCAATTGAACGCCAACAACATCTTCGATCGCGTGTACTACACCGCGATTGGCACCAGCAGTGTCTGGGGTTCGACTGATACCTACGGCAACCCGCGCAGCTATGCGTTGACGGCGAAATACAGTTTCTGA
- a CDS encoding ArsR/SmtB family transcription factor: protein MDVEAADLSLAAVAGAIADPARSRMLCALLDGHARTATELAALADIGASTASGHFARLREQGLVEMLVQGRHRYYRLANAQVAQALEALLALTQHSAVPFKPNTPSALRQARTCYDHCAGEIAVRLHDSMLKAGWLSEQGKDYVLSEQGAEALAALGIDVDAVRQQRRRLAYACLDWSERSPHIGGALGAALLELMLKRGWVSRHLDSRALYLTPKGAGGMAKAFGV, encoded by the coding sequence ATGGATGTTGAAGCAGCAGACCTATCGCTGGCGGCAGTGGCAGGCGCCATTGCCGATCCTGCACGATCCCGAATGCTCTGCGCGCTGCTGGACGGGCACGCACGAACCGCGACCGAGCTGGCGGCGCTTGCCGATATTGGTGCGTCGACCGCCAGCGGCCACTTCGCCCGTTTACGCGAACAGGGGCTGGTGGAAATGCTCGTGCAGGGGCGGCATCGTTACTATCGACTGGCCAACGCGCAGGTAGCGCAAGCGCTGGAGGCCTTGCTGGCGCTGACGCAGCACAGCGCGGTGCCGTTCAAGCCCAACACGCCTTCGGCCTTGAGGCAGGCCCGAACCTGTTACGACCACTGCGCCGGTGAAATTGCCGTCAGGTTGCACGACTCCATGCTCAAGGCCGGCTGGCTGAGTGAGCAGGGCAAGGATTACGTGCTCAGTGAACAGGGTGCCGAAGCACTGGCCGCGCTGGGCATCGACGTGGACGCAGTGCGTCAGCAACGCAGGCGTCTGGCCTATGCCTGTCTGGACTGGAGCGAGCGCTCTCCGCACATCGGCGGCGCACTGGGTGCGGCGCTGCTGGAACTGATGCTCAAGCGCGGCTGGGTGAGTCGGCATCTGGATTCCAGAGCACTGTATCTGACGCCCAAAGGGGCAGGCGGGATGGCGAAGGCGTTTGGGGTGTAG